In bacterium, the following proteins share a genomic window:
- a CDS encoding tetratricopeptide repeat protein: ASALGFDLTASTQVIEEGLSRLENDAAFDAEHVPYIYHLFGLKFHGDPLAALESKAIKDNLWIAIRKLYERWSVEKPLVLAFEDMHWADGGTIDYLEYLSDFVSDFPVLILLLYRPGYEPKFAQRESVPFTLLDLGPLSDDAESDLLSFYLASGDKEQALLRRIRRYSEGNPLFAEEFLHLLLEQARLRLEDGKMHLTGPIEKMPVPTGLSGVLAERFDRLARGDKRVAYYGAVIGRSFLYSLLSDLHARLHGSPEVRGALGTLVSREIIFERAVEPELEYIFKHALTREMLVSRLVESLRRELSRLIATRIKELFKDRLNEFHGTLSEHYEIAGDVGNAARHAAFCAIHEQKEQRNFEALGAFERFDRLAGELGREVLSEDEQAELLNSRIQVVWVFGRWDDALSLCDELAMLENGKWRAKALNSQALIKYETGDYDESIALANQALEIGGRTRRGKDRCRSITYIGNVRLNQGDPDEAMRCYDEALTIYRELGDKSGIAIVVGNIGLVHTSRGDYDEAMRYYDEALSIFRELGDKHRIAIVVDNIGLVHTSRGDYDEALRCYDEALAMRRELGDKSGIGRDLGSIGNVHWNRGDYDEALRYFEEALSVYRDLGGKAQQGINLNNMASVHAERGDVAEAKEAALEAENLWRETGSGGYAPETLSILCRVAAAERDWTAFSSYETEALSVSEEIGNPELTLLCLLNLARAHLQVAEWHDEPQGDPPPLSRDDAIAKATDYANQAKELAASKEMKGYVKKADALLASIDKLG, translated from the coding sequence CGCGTCCGCACTTGGCTTCGATCTAACTGCCAGCACGCAGGTCATCGAGGAGGGTCTGTCAAGGCTCGAGAATGATGCGGCGTTCGATGCCGAGCATGTGCCCTACATCTATCACCTCTTTGGCCTGAAGTTCCACGGCGATCCGCTGGCCGCTTTAGAGTCGAAGGCCATCAAGGATAACCTCTGGATAGCGATCAGGAAGCTTTACGAGCGCTGGTCGGTCGAGAAGCCGCTGGTCTTGGCCTTCGAGGACATGCACTGGGCAGATGGCGGCACGATAGATTACCTCGAGTATCTGTCTGATTTCGTCAGCGATTTCCCTGTCCTTATTCTTCTTCTATATCGGCCGGGCTACGAGCCGAAGTTCGCCCAAAGAGAGAGCGTCCCGTTCACGTTGCTTGATCTTGGGCCACTGTCGGACGATGCAGAGAGCGACCTTCTGAGCTTCTACCTGGCGTCCGGCGACAAGGAGCAGGCGCTTCTCCGGCGCATTCGGAGATACTCCGAGGGCAACCCGCTCTTCGCTGAGGAGTTCCTTCACCTCCTGTTGGAGCAGGCCAGGCTGAGGCTTGAGGATGGCAAGATGCACCTGACCGGCCCGATAGAGAAGATGCCGGTGCCGACTGGCCTCTCGGGCGTCTTGGCCGAGCGGTTCGACCGGCTGGCTCGCGGCGATAAACGTGTGGCCTACTACGGCGCCGTCATCGGCCGCTCCTTCCTTTATAGTCTCCTTTCAGACCTGCACGCGAGGCTGCACGGCTCGCCAGAAGTTCGAGGCGCACTAGGGACGCTGGTGAGCAGAGAGATTATCTTTGAACGAGCCGTCGAACCTGAGCTGGAGTACATCTTCAAGCACGCTTTGACGCGGGAGATGCTCGTCTCGCGCCTCGTCGAGAGCCTGCGCCGCGAGCTATCTAGGCTTATCGCGACGCGCATTAAGGAGCTCTTCAAGGACCGGCTGAATGAGTTCCACGGGACGCTGTCGGAGCACTACGAGATAGCCGGTGACGTGGGAAACGCCGCCCGACACGCCGCTTTCTGTGCCATCCACGAGCAAAAAGAGCAGCGAAACTTCGAGGCACTTGGCGCTTTCGAGCGTTTCGACCGGCTGGCGGGTGAACTCGGACGAGAGGTTCTGAGTGAAGATGAACAGGCCGAGCTGCTCAATTCGCGCATCCAGGTCGTTTGGGTATTCGGGCGCTGGGACGATGCCCTGTCTCTGTGCGACGAGCTAGCAATGCTAGAGAACGGCAAATGGCGCGCCAAAGCGCTCAATTCGCAGGCCTTGATCAAATATGAGACCGGGGACTACGACGAATCCATCGCCCTCGCCAATCAGGCTCTCGAGATTGGCGGCAGAACGAGACGTGGCAAAGACCGGTGCCGGTCGATTACGTACATCGGTAACGTCCGCTTGAACCAGGGCGATCCCGACGAAGCGATGCGCTGCTACGACGAGGCGCTTACGATCTATCGGGAGTTGGGCGACAAGAGCGGCATCGCGATCGTCGTGGGCAACATCGGCCTCGTCCACACCAGCCGTGGCGATTACGACGAGGCGATGCGATATTATGACGAAGCGCTTTCGATCTTTCGGGAGTTAGGCGACAAGCACAGAATCGCGATCGTCGTGGACAACATCGGCCTCGTCCACACCAGCCGCGGCGACTACGACGAAGCGTTGCGATGCTATGATGAAGCCCTTGCGATGCGTCGGGAGTTGGGCGACAAGAGCGGCATCGGGAGGGACCTTGGCAGCATCGGCAACGTCCACTGGAACCGCGGCGATTACGACGAAGCGCTACGATATTTTGAGGAGGCGCTTTCAGTCTACCGGGACTTGGGCGGCAAAGCACAACAAGGGATCAATCTCAATAACATGGCGAGCGTTCATGCCGAACGAGGCGACGTGGCAGAGGCGAAAGAGGCCGCGCTTGAGGCAGAGAACCTTTGGAGAGAGACTGGATCAGGCGGCTATGCCCCCGAAACGCTGTCAATCCTCTGTCGTGTAGCCGCGGCAGAGCGCGACTGGACAGCCTTCTCGTCATACGAGACTGAGGCCTTGTCTGTTTCAGAGGAGATAGGGAATCCGGAACTCACCCTTCTCTGCCTACTCAACCTCGCCAGGGCGCACCTTCAGGTCGCAGAGTGGCACGACGAGCCTCAGGGCGATCCGCCGCCTCTTTCGCGGGATGATGCAATCGCAAAGGCGACCGACTACGCCAACCAGGCCAAAGAGCTCGCCGCCTCCAAAGAGATGAAGGGCTACGTCAAGAAGGCGGATGCGCTGCTGGCCAGCATCGACAAGCTCGGCTGA
- a CDS encoding 4Fe-4S dicluster domain-containing protein, whose amino-acid sequence MTEVKARPRVQIDKDCCKGCELCIGACPKGVLAMSTEINSKGYFYAEAVHPENCIGCALCATSCPDVAIEVYS is encoded by the coding sequence ATGACAGAGGTAAAGGCAAGACCAAGGGTGCAGATTGACAAGGATTGCTGCAAAGGCTGTGAATTATGTATCGGGGCGTGCCCGAAGGGGGTCCTGGCCATGTCCACAGAGATAAACTCAAAGGGCTACTTCTACGCTGAAGCGGTTCATCCGGAGAACTGCATCGGGTGCGCTCTGTGCGCGACTTCCTGCCCTGACGTGGCCATAGAGGTATATAGTTAG
- the vorB gene encoding 3-methyl-2-oxobutanoate dehydrogenase subunit VorB has translation MAKVLMKGNEALAEAAIIAGCKLFFGYPITPQNEIPEYLSRRLPEVGGCYLQAESEVAASNMLYGAAGVGERVFTSSSSPGISLMSEGLSYIAGAQLPVVVVNMVRGGPGLGGILPAQSDYFQATRGLGHGDFRILVLAPSTVQEGADLIMEAFDLADKYRNPVMVLGDGLIGQMMEPVEFKDRPKSKDLPPKTWAATGLVPGKKKSVINSLYLDPLELEANSWELKAKYDAMARDELRWELFNCESDYDVLIVAYGSTARICKTTIELLKRRGVSVGLFRPITLFPYPYKQLFDAAQKAKAVFCVEMSTGQMLDDVKIALEGSRPVHFYGRTGGIVPSPEEVLRQVEKIMNGEEVDKIWEK, from the coding sequence ATGGCTAAAGTTCTGATGAAGGGCAATGAGGCGCTTGCAGAGGCGGCGATAATAGCCGGCTGCAAGCTCTTCTTTGGGTATCCGATTACGCCGCAGAACGAGATACCTGAATACCTTTCGCGGCGGCTTCCGGAGGTTGGAGGCTGTTACCTCCAGGCGGAGAGCGAGGTTGCGGCGAGCAACATGCTATATGGTGCAGCTGGTGTTGGTGAGCGGGTTTTCACATCATCGTCCAGTCCCGGCATCAGTTTGATGTCCGAGGGCTTGTCCTACATAGCCGGGGCGCAGCTTCCTGTTGTGGTAGTGAACATGGTGCGGGGCGGGCCTGGACTCGGCGGCATACTACCAGCACAGTCGGACTATTTTCAGGCGACGAGAGGATTAGGCCACGGCGATTTTAGGATACTGGTCTTGGCGCCCTCAACAGTTCAGGAGGGGGCAGACCTAATCATGGAAGCCTTCGATTTGGCCGACAAGTATCGGAACCCAGTCATGGTTCTGGGCGACGGATTGATAGGTCAGATGATGGAGCCGGTTGAGTTTAAGGATAGGCCGAAGTCGAAGGACCTGCCGCCGAAGACCTGGGCTGCGACGGGGCTTGTGCCAGGCAAGAAAAAAAGCGTCATCAACTCGCTGTACCTCGACCCATTGGAGCTCGAGGCGAACAGTTGGGAGCTCAAGGCCAAGTATGACGCCATGGCCAGGGACGAGCTTCGCTGGGAGCTGTTCAACTGCGAGAGCGACTACGACGTTCTCATCGTGGCTTATGGCTCCACGGCTAGAATATGCAAGACGACGATAGAGCTGCTCAAGAGACGAGGTGTTTCGGTAGGGCTTTTCAGACCGATAACGCTCTTCCCCTATCCCTACAAGCAGCTGTTTGACGCAGCGCAGAAGGCAAAAGCGGTATTTTGCGTGGAGATGTCCACGGGCCAGATGCTCGATGACGTCAAGATCGCCCTTGAGGGGTCGAGGCCAGTCCATTTCTACGGCCGGACTGGCGGGATAGTTCCTTCGCCAGAAGAGGTCCTGCGCCAGGTTGAAAAGATCATGAACGGTGAGGAGGTGGACAAGATATGGGAGAAATAG
- a CDS encoding thiamine pyrophosphate-dependent enzyme — translation MGEIVFKRPESLLPVTTHYCPGCSHGIVHRIVAQCIDELGIQERTVGIAPVGCSVLAYNYFNVDFFEASHGRAPAVATGAKRARPDLIVFAYQGDGDLASIGMAEIVHACNRGEKITVIFINNTVYGMTGGQMAPTTMPGQVTTTSPYGRDVNLIGWPIRVCELLASLRTEGYIARVSTHSAREILKAEKVIKKAFELQVANRCFAFVEVLSTCPTNWGMTPIQAQKWVEKVMVPYYPLGVFKSPNGDEAKS, via the coding sequence ATGGGAGAAATAGTTTTCAAGAGGCCTGAATCGCTGCTGCCTGTTACGACTCACTACTGTCCGGGCTGCTCTCATGGGATAGTTCACAGGATCGTTGCGCAGTGCATCGACGAGCTCGGAATTCAGGAGCGCACCGTCGGCATCGCGCCGGTCGGCTGCTCGGTTTTGGCTTACAACTACTTCAACGTTGACTTCTTTGAGGCGTCGCACGGACGCGCCCCGGCGGTCGCAACTGGCGCCAAGCGTGCCCGTCCGGACCTGATCGTCTTCGCCTATCAGGGCGACGGGGACCTTGCCTCAATCGGGATGGCAGAGATAGTTCACGCCTGCAATCGAGGCGAGAAGATCACTGTGATCTTCATCAACAACACGGTATATGGGATGACAGGCGGCCAGATGGCTCCGACGACGATGCCAGGTCAGGTAACTACAACCAGCCCCTACGGCCGAGACGTGAACCTTATTGGGTGGCCGATTCGTGTGTGTGAGCTTCTCGCAAGCCTCAGGACCGAGGGGTACATCGCAAGGGTCTCAACGCACTCCGCGAGGGAGATTCTCAAGGCGGAGAAGGTGATTAAGAAGGCCTTCGAGCTTCAGGTGGCCAATAGGTGCTTCGCGTTTGTGGAGGTTCTCTCCACCTGCCCAACCAATTGGGGCATGACGCCCATACAGGCACAGAAATGGGTGGAAAAAGTGATGGTGCCCTATTATCCGCTTGGCGTTTTCAAGAGCCCGAATGGTGATGAGGCCAAGAGCTGA
- a CDS encoding 2-oxoacid:acceptor oxidoreductase family protein yields MTTELIVAGFGGQGVLLFGKFLALSGLKEGKEVVWIPSYGPEMRGGTCNCTVVVSDDPIGSPIIDSPNTVVVMNKPSLAKFGPRVSPNGLLLINRSLIDTTSDRTDIRIETVPANDIALELGNGKAANMVALGAYVALTKVVKLDTVLSVVEESFAKKKEFLDLNISAVKKGYELAS; encoded by the coding sequence TTGACTACAGAGTTAATAGTGGCAGGTTTTGGTGGACAGGGGGTTCTCCTGTTCGGTAAGTTTCTGGCTCTCTCTGGCTTGAAGGAGGGCAAGGAGGTCGTTTGGATACCGTCTTATGGCCCCGAAATGCGCGGCGGGACGTGCAACTGCACGGTAGTGGTCTCAGACGATCCGATCGGCTCTCCGATCATCGATTCACCGAATACGGTCGTTGTGATGAACAAGCCCTCGTTGGCTAAGTTCGGACCAAGGGTCAGCCCTAATGGGCTTCTATTGATCAACAGATCGCTGATCGATACGACGTCGGACAGAACTGATATACGCATAGAGACCGTCCCGGCCAACGACATCGCGCTCGAGCTGGGCAACGGTAAGGCCGCCAATATGGTCGCGCTTGGCGCCTACGTTGCACTCACGAAGGTCGTCAAGCTCGACACCGTCCTGAGCGTTGTCGAGGAGAGCTTCGCCAAGAAAAAAGAGTTCCTCGACCTGAATATCAGCGCAGTGAAGAAGGGCTACGAGCTAGCCAGCTAA
- a CDS encoding ABC transporter ATP-binding protein, translating to MQAILEITGLQTEIPTRGRVVRPARGLDLVLPPRGSLGIAGESGCGKTMLLLAIMRLLPPGAKITAGSIMFEGQDLVKLPEARMRTIRGRRIAMVFQEPMTALNPVFTVGSQLIESIRINGRIGRKDARERAVQLLQDVRIPDPTRRLGQYPHELSGGMRQRVVLAIALAARPALVLADEPTSSLDVTIQARVITLLAELKNEFSLSLVFVSHDLALLSQLCDRIAVMYLGRVVEVGPTQEVVGAPLHPYTKALLDCIPPLPKGLPSRDAPAVFHEIPGELPDAAKTLAGCQFQPRCPQASPDCGLASPEMHAVRPMHSVACFKV from the coding sequence ATGCAGGCAATTCTTGAGATTACGGGGCTTCAGACCGAGATACCCACACGCGGTCGTGTGGTGCGACCCGCACGGGGTCTTGATCTTGTCCTGCCTCCTAGGGGGTCCCTGGGTATCGCCGGGGAGTCCGGCTGCGGCAAGACGATGCTTTTGCTTGCGATAATGAGGCTGCTTCCGCCCGGGGCAAAGATAACTGCCGGCTCCATCATGTTCGAGGGGCAAGACCTCGTCAAACTCCCCGAGGCCAGAATGCGGACCATCCGGGGGCGCCGCATTGCGATGGTATTTCAGGAGCCGATGACTGCCCTGAATCCTGTCTTCACAGTCGGTTCGCAGCTCATCGAGAGTATCAGGATCAACGGGCGCATCGGCCGCAAAGACGCGAGAGAACGTGCCGTCCAGCTTCTGCAAGATGTGAGGATTCCTGACCCCACACGGAGGCTCGGTCAATACCCACACGAGCTCTCAGGCGGCATGCGGCAGCGCGTGGTGCTGGCTATCGCGCTCGCGGCGAGGCCGGCCCTAGTCCTCGCTGATGAGCCAACCTCGTCCCTCGATGTTACTATCCAGGCGCGGGTCATTACATTGCTGGCTGAGCTTAAGAACGAGTTCTCCCTGAGCCTGGTCTTCGTGTCCCACGACCTTGCACTTCTGTCGCAGTTATGCGATAGGATTGCAGTTATGTATCTTGGGCGGGTCGTCGAGGTCGGCCCGACCCAGGAGGTCGTCGGAGCCCCCCTTCACCCCTACACGAAGGCCCTGCTTGACTGCATCCCCCCGCTTCCGAAAGGACTGCCCAGTCGAGATGCACCAGCCGTGTTCCACGAGATTCCGGGCGAGCTTCCCGACGCCGCGAAGACGCTCGCCGGCTGTCAGTTCCAACCACGGTGCCCCCAAGCATCACCTGATTGCGGGCTGGCTTCGCCCGAGATGCACGCTGTGCGGCCGATGCACAGCGTCGCCTGCTTCAAGGTTTGA
- a CDS encoding uroporphyrinogen decarboxylase family protein, with protein sequence MTEKLTGRDYVRAAFKRERLDRFCAYPVLGTVNAKFYGITIKEFLTDAAKFAGAQLAAIERFEPDIAVMMADLVMEPEAMGQRVDFFDDRMCQQRGYLVDEKAKLAHLDVPNPLADGRMPYYLEACTLASEAGTSAVVGGVINGPWSLACELRGAEKLLLDTFDDPDFVKALMEFTTEVCKVFGHEVAKTGVGISLSEAPASCSLISPSIYRDFVAPSHTEVVSYFKSQRKVLTIHVCGFIDPIMEMLVDTGAAAISFDAPSSLEKMLSIADGRAVVIGNVRTTTFLNEDREAMRREVKRCKDVAGDANGFILASGCEVPIPSSVRSINNFMEAAKEPR encoded by the coding sequence ATGACAGAGAAACTCACGGGACGAGATTATGTCCGTGCGGCCTTCAAGCGGGAGCGACTGGACAGATTCTGCGCATATCCGGTCCTTGGGACGGTTAATGCGAAGTTCTACGGGATAACTATCAAGGAGTTCTTGACGGACGCGGCGAAGTTCGCCGGGGCACAGCTGGCTGCCATCGAGCGGTTCGAGCCTGACATAGCCGTTATGATGGCGGACCTGGTGATGGAGCCTGAGGCCATGGGGCAGAGGGTGGATTTCTTCGACGATCGGATGTGTCAGCAGCGTGGCTACCTTGTTGATGAGAAGGCCAAGTTGGCTCATTTGGACGTGCCCAACCCGCTGGCCGATGGGCGCATGCCTTACTATCTGGAGGCGTGCACGCTTGCGTCGGAGGCCGGAACCAGCGCGGTCGTTGGGGGCGTCATCAACGGCCCCTGGTCGCTTGCGTGCGAGCTTCGCGGGGCGGAGAAGCTGCTCCTGGACACGTTCGACGACCCGGATTTCGTCAAGGCCCTCATGGAGTTTACGACCGAGGTCTGCAAGGTCTTCGGGCATGAGGTTGCCAAGACCGGCGTGGGAATAAGCCTGTCCGAGGCGCCCGCATCGTGCAGCCTCATCTCGCCCAGCATTTACAGGGATTTTGTGGCCCCGAGCCACACCGAGGTAGTGAGCTATTTCAAGAGCCAACGGAAGGTCCTTACGATTCATGTATGTGGGTTCATTGACCCCATCATGGAGATGCTGGTTGATACGGGCGCGGCCGCCATCAGCTTCGACGCACCCTCATCACTCGAGAAGATGTTATCGATTGCAGACGGACGAGCGGTTGTGATCGGCAATGTGCGGACAACCACCTTTCTGAACGAGGACAGGGAGGCGATGCGGCGCGAGGTCAAAAGGTGCAAGGATGTAGCCGGAGATGCGAATGGCTTCATTCTGGCGTCGGGCTGCGAGGTGCCTATCCCCAGTTCGGTCAGAAGCATCAACAACTTCATGGAGGCCGCTAAAGAGCCGAGGTAG
- a CDS encoding PQQ-binding-like beta-propeller repeat protein encodes MSPSALDIVFSKKFPRLPSEMSPFVDGSCVAVVFANGVVMLLDAGGEVLWEHTLEGRATSVGVSPEGQHVYASTDHGLVIFDRSGNQLRRVKERVDNAVLSPDGRFAFLGVSDATKHTSSVSFYDATKKSLLKRQPGAVLWKEKFEDAYQFFVGARDGSKVVLGFARRIVCLDSEQTLVFDHRTASSVKGLAVLPDLSRVFFATFDGHVVGLGMDGSRVYSADAGDEIGKIGCDGAGDWVIAASRLKPMLFMFDKDGKLVWHFTVPRRPIHIWLSDDAASIAVCCGNDELLMCRNYFMNPEQLVQRALRLINERDYTSLSLQVLARSSAESLTALVGAIKDGAVQESSYKLIGKLPEETLARVIGAMVLDETPERLFRCLAAFYMRALPLLLQHVGNLDEGARQGFYGRMAVAAVRSSDARLFDLLGLIHLHRGELVPAVKRFFEAVSMDDCPEAAMGHLKESREALEQAKSTGGVDELFTTFL; translated from the coding sequence ATGAGTCCTTCAGCGCTTGATATCGTATTCAGCAAGAAGTTCCCGAGGCTGCCCAGTGAGATGAGCCCCTTTGTTGATGGCTCCTGTGTGGCGGTGGTCTTTGCAAACGGGGTTGTGATGCTTCTTGATGCTGGCGGCGAGGTGCTCTGGGAGCACACTTTGGAGGGGAGGGCGACCTCAGTCGGGGTGTCGCCCGAGGGGCAGCACGTTTACGCCTCGACGGACCATGGACTTGTCATCTTTGACAGGTCAGGGAATCAGCTGAGGCGCGTCAAGGAGCGCGTCGATAACGCCGTTCTGTCGCCTGACGGGCGGTTTGCTTTCTTGGGCGTTTCGGACGCCACGAAGCACACCTCGTCGGTCTCATTCTACGATGCGACCAAAAAATCGTTACTCAAAAGGCAGCCGGGCGCGGTCCTATGGAAGGAGAAGTTCGAGGATGCGTATCAGTTCTTCGTTGGGGCCCGCGACGGCTCAAAGGTAGTTCTTGGCTTTGCGAGGCGCATCGTTTGCCTCGACTCGGAGCAGACGTTGGTGTTTGACCACAGGACAGCATCCAGCGTCAAGGGGCTTGCGGTGCTGCCGGACCTGTCGCGCGTGTTCTTTGCGACGTTCGATGGGCATGTTGTGGGGCTGGGTATGGACGGAAGCCGCGTCTATTCTGCCGATGCGGGCGACGAGATCGGCAAGATCGGCTGCGACGGGGCAGGCGACTGGGTCATCGCAGCGTCGAGATTAAAGCCGATGCTCTTTATGTTTGACAAAGATGGGAAGCTCGTCTGGCATTTCACGGTGCCCAGGCGGCCAATCCACATCTGGCTCTCTGACGATGCGGCCTCGATCGCTGTCTGTTGTGGGAATGATGAGCTGCTTATGTGCCGCAACTACTTCATGAACCCCGAGCAACTTGTCCAGCGGGCTTTGCGCCTCATCAACGAGCGAGACTACACATCGCTCTCTCTGCAAGTTCTTGCGCGCTCCTCAGCCGAGAGCCTGACAGCCCTGGTCGGTGCGATCAAGGATGGGGCTGTGCAAGAGAGCAGCTACAAGCTGATCGGCAAGCTGCCCGAGGAAACGCTGGCACGCGTTATTGGGGCGATGGTTTTGGACGAGACGCCCGAGCGGCTGTTCCGGTGTTTGGCCGCATTCTACATGCGAGCGTTGCCGCTGCTTCTGCAGCATGTTGGCAACCTTGATGAGGGGGCAAGGCAGGGGTTCTACGGGAGGATGGCGGTCGCTGCCGTTCGTAGCAGCGACGCGAGGCTATTCGATCTGCTGGGTCTTATTCACCTGCATCGCGGCGAGCTCGTTCCCGCGGTTAAGCGCTTTTTTGAGGCGGTTAGCATGGACGATTGCCCTGAGGCGGCGATGGGGCACTTGAAGGAATCGCGCGAGGCGCTGGAGCAGGCCAAGTCAACCGGCGGCGTGGACGAGCTCTTCACGACATTCTTGTGA